The Brienomyrus brachyistius isolate T26 unplaced genomic scaffold, BBRACH_0.4 scaffold365, whole genome shotgun sequence genome window below encodes:
- the LOC125728843 gene encoding uncharacterized protein LOC125728843 codes for MSGIGRGSRGKPKSTTQSKLTNFGAHGTEQPTSRDANATKDADAAITEANEGEVNNEAPILPSKDQQLLNMAKDEILGEIRNLKSEFTGRFDGVLKAIEETRKEVTECTERMAGVEVRLSNVEDEQVDLKAVVESLQTRNKHLENKVVDMENRSRLNNLRLVGLPENSEGFDVCGFLESWLPDALELNPMRHPLVLERAHRIGPKRDTNTSPRTVKLLLVEIGTVF; via the exons ATGTCTGGTATTGGAAGAGGCAGTAGAGGAAAGCCTAAATCAACAACGCAATCCAAATTAACAAACTTTGGAGCGCATGGCACAGAGCAACCAACTAGCAGGGATGCTAACGCTACGAAGGACGCTGATGCTGCTATCACAGAAGCTAACGAGGGTGAAGTGAATAATGAGGCGCCGATTTTACCCAGCAAAGACCAACAGCTCCTAAATATGGCTAAAGATGAAATATTGGGAGAAATACGCAATTTGAAAAGTGAGTTCACCGGAAGATTTGACGGGGTACTTAAAGCTATAGAAGAAACAAGAAAGGAGGTGACTGAATGTACAGAGCGGATGGCTGGGGTAGAGGTGCGTCTGTCTAACGTTGAAGACGAGCAGGTTGACTTGAAAGCGGTGGTCGAGAGCTTACAGACAAGAAACAAACACCTTGAGAACAAAGTGGTCGATATGGAAAATAGATCGCGTTTGAATAATCTGAGGCTGGTGGGTCTCCCTGAAAATTCTGAGGGATTTGACGTGTGCGGTTTTTTGGAGAGTTGGTTGCCAGACGCGCTGGAGCTAAACCCAATGCGTCACCCTTTAGTCCTGGAAAGGGCCCACCGCATCGGACCAAAGAGAGACACCAATACCTCACCGAGAACG gtaaaactattattggTGGAGATTGGAACTGTGTTTTGA
- the LOC125728837 gene encoding rho GTPase-activating protein 29-like isoform X2 has protein sequence MGCVTVGVNFKEVNEDNKRNLFDEIHSSIDTFAFTFGNVVSDFLMGDVDRGSALGLTQTLKSRSFENLCAESGGSSPEKDDSPGSPRAKEVDSVLLGSDSGVESALLYTKAWSKYTKDLLAWVEKRLSLDIECAKAFAKMAESAKTLTSQQVYMPFQEAYISAFKNDIEYSQLVLQTAAALQSNKFTQPLLARKNELDKRRKEIKEQWQREQKKIQEAENALRKARILQAQRLEEYERARSCTSRAEEEQLTSGGKQLEKRRRMEEEALQKAEEAKEQYKACVADVGVKRLELANVKGEILTQIRELVFQCDLTLKAVTVNWFQMQQALAISLPLKHQSLCETAKLYDPGRRYTEFVRNLPRELCRREAFCFDGAGPQNAGLQPNKRTGISTSYSHGNLSQMSLNSGDFHSNEEVGSPVQSHMGRKIGERRSNSSTDIHALKVQATFRAWSLGGQGAGMCSDSESAGGSSESRSADSPTASPGDFKRRIPRTPSTGTMSSADDLDERELPSPLDTGLSDMANDSSSSPGPFRNTHMSKAAQTHKLRKLRSPSKCRECDGLVVFHGAECEECSLACHKKCLETLAIQCGHRKLQGRLHLFGIDFTQAAQNNPDGIPFIIRKCTSEIEHRALNVKGIYRVNGAKSRVEKLCQAFENGKDLVELSELYPHDISNVLKLYLRQLPEPLILFRFYNDFIGLAKESQNIIVDEVDKATGGAVTDQSQVSVELNRVLFKVKDLLRQLPPVHYRTLRFLIGHLHRVTEKADENKMTASNLGIIFGPTLIKPRQVDADVSLSSLVDYPYQALIVELLIRHYEKIFDIPTSPSPPASRTSPGTPKDMPPRLTPQEKEQMLSRHSKSLVDIKEESIKVYKRHSSVIPSNRLMDEVMETKDNSDWRKTSSVFSSVSEELNGHKEEIHRSKLVFSKSYDSPTKTHLRPLRTRLASRPVSLALDNPSGLAQANEVNSRSTADCDRSPPIQELEEPDRSGSSINSHSQDTRVKNLTLRRTWDKQYRHYSVTPRTAKITVNISPQQESGDFEKLSLTVPSEYITGGLKNDANDSSPKPTVSRAPRTLQPPPGTFYKPSQNNTMTQSSDVEVKAYVSPTNSAGEVSVEESVDEETVDVEVESTNVLVTQPQFSGCGVQDALPVKPVYQRLRPRRLPELEHREAHFV, from the exons ATGGGATGCGTAACAGTGG GTGTGAACTTCAAGGAGGTGAATGAAGACAATAAGAGGAACCTTTTTGATGAGATACACTCTTCCATCGACACGTTTGCGTTCACTTTTGGCAATGT AGTGTCAGACTTCCTTATGGGAGATGTGGACAGAGGATCAGCACTGGGACTGACCCAGACTCTCAAAAGCCGA TCTTTTGAGAACCTTTGTGCAGAATCTGGGGGATCTTCTCCTGAAAAGGATGACAGCCCAG GGTCGCCACGGGCGAAGGAGGTGGACAGTGTGCTCTTGGGCAGTGACAGTGGTGTGGAATCGGCGCTGCTCTATACCAAGGCCTGGTCAAAGTACACCAAGGATCTTCTGGCCTGGGTGGAGAAGAGGCTCAGCCTGG ATATCGAATGCGCAAAAGCCTTTGCCAAAATGGCCGAATCTGCAAAGACCCTCACAAGTCAGCAG GTGTACATGCCATTCCAGGAGGCTTACATCTCCGCCTTTAAAAATGACATTGAGTACAGCCAGTTAGTGCTGCAAACTGCCGCTGCACTGCAGTCAAACAAATTCACTCAG CCCCTGCTAGCTCGGAAGAACGAGCTGGACAAACGTAGGAAAGAGATCAAGGAGCAGTGGCagagggaacaaaaaaaaata CAAGAAGCGGAAAATGCGCTGCGGAAGGCCAGGATCCTGCAGGCCCAGAGGCTGGAGGAGTATGAGCGGGCGCGCTCCTGCACCAGCCGCGCCGAGGAGGAGCAGCTGACTAGTGGAGGCAAGCAGCTagagaagaggaggagaatGGAGGAGGAGGCACTGCAGAAG GCTGAGGAGGCTAAGGAGCAGTACAAAGCCTGCGTTGCCGACGTGGGGGTGAAGAGGTTGGAGCTTGCGAACGTCAAGGGCGAAATCCTCACGCAGATTCGAGAGCTGGTGTTTCAGTGCGACTTGACATTGAAAGCC GTGACAGTGAACTGGTTCCAGATGCAGCAGGCTCTGGCCATCTCCCTTCCATTAAAACACCAGTCGCTCTGTGAGACGGCCAAGCTGTACGATCCGGGACGCCGCTACACGGAGTTCGTCAGGAACCTGCCCAGGGAGCTCTGCAGGAGAGAGGCCTTCTGCTTTGATGGGGCCGGGCCCCAGAATGCCGG GTTGCAGCCGAATAAGCGGACGGGGATCAGCACCAGCTACTCCCACGGAAACCTTTCGCAAATGTCCCTCAACTCCGgggatttccacagcaatgaggAGGTGGGCAGTCCGGTCCAGTCACACATGGGGAGGAAGATCGGAGAAAGGCGATCCAACagcagcacggacatccacg CACTAAAGGTCCAGGCCACGTTTCGCGCCTGGAGCCTGGGTGGTCAGGGAGCTGGTATGTGCAGCGACTCTGAGAGTGCCGGGGGCAGCAGCGAGTCCCGCTCTGCGGACTCTCCCACCGCCAGCCCAG GTGACTTCAAACGGAGGATTCCGAGGACCCCCTCGACAGGCACCATGTCCTCCGCAGATGACCTGGACGAGAGGGAGCTGCCGTCGCCCCTGGATACTG GATTGAGTGACATGGCGAATGACTCTAGCAGCTCTCCTGGACCTTTCCGGAACACTCACATGTCCAAAGCCGCCCAGACGCACAAGCTACGGAAGCTGCGCTCCCCCTCCAAGTGCCGGGAATGTGACGGTCTGGTCGTGTTCCATGGGGCAGAGTGTGAGGAG TGCTCTCTTGCTTGCCACAAAAAGTGCCTGGAAACGCTGGCAATCCAGTGTGGCCACAGGAAGCTGCAGGGCAGACTGCACCTCTTTGGGATCGACTTCACACAGGCGGCTCAGAACAACCCGGACGGCATCCCCTTCATCATCAGGAAGTGCACGTCGGAGATCGAACACCGTGCCTTAAACGTCAAG GGTATATACCGTGTCAATGGGGCGAAGTCCCGGGTGGAGAAGCTGTGCCAGGCTTTTGAAAACGGCAAGGACCTGGTTGAACTCTCTGAGCTGTACCCTCACGACATCAGCAACGTGCTCAAACTCTACCTGCGACAG CTCCCAGAGCCACTGATCCTGTTCCGTTTCTACAACGACTTCATTGGCCTGGCGAAGGAGAGCCAGAATATCATCGTGGATGAGGTGGACAAGGCCACCGGGGGCGCTGTTACTGACCAATCCCAGGTCAGCGTCGAACTCAACCGGGTGCTGTTCAAGGTGAAAGATCTGCTGCGGCAGCTACCCCCAGTACACTACCGGACCCTGCGCTTCCTCATAGGTCACCTGCACAG AGTAACGGAGAAGGCAGACGAGAACAAAATGACAGCCAGCAATTTGGGGATCATCTTTGGGCCCACGCTCATCAAGCCGAGGCAGGTGGACGCCGACGTTTCGCTGTCCTCGCTGGTAGACTACCCCTACCAGGCCCTCATCGTGGAGCTACTGATCCGCCACTATGAAAAGATCTTTGACATCCCCACCAGCCCATCGCCCCCAGCAAGCAGGACCTCTCCAGGGACCCCAAAGGACATGCCACCAAGACTGACCCCCCAGGAGAAGGAACAGATGCTCAGCAGGCATTCAAAGTCTCTGGTGGACATCAAGGAG GAGAGCATTAAAGTGTACAAACGGCACTCGTCTGTAATTCCTTCTAATCGTTTGATGGATGAGGTAATGGAAACAAAGGACAACTCAGACTGGAGGAAGACATCATCTG TTTTCAGCTCGGTTTCAGAAGAACTCAATGGACATAAGGAGGAGATCCATAGATCCAAGCTGGTGTTTAGCAAGTCCTATGACAGCCCAACCAAAACCCATCTGCGACCTCTGCGGACCAGACTGGCGTCTCGGCCCGTGAGCCTTGCCCTAGATAACCCATCCGGCCTGGCCCAGGCCAATGAGGTAAACTCCAGAAGCACAGCAGATTGTGATCGCAGTCCTCCCATACAGGAACTGGAGGAACCAGACCGGTCTGGCTCCAGCATTAACAGCCACAGTCAAGACACGCGTGTCAAAAATCTGACCCTCAGGAGAACATGGGACAAGCAGTACAGGCATTACAGCGTTACTCCTAGAACTGCGAAGATTACGGTCAATATTTCCCCTCAACAGGAATCAGGGGATTttgaaaaactgtctttgactGTACCATCAGAATATATCACAGGAGGCTTGAAGAATGATGCAAATGACTCCAGCCCTAAACCCACTGTCTCGAGGGCACCCCGGACATTACAGCCCCCACCCGGAACATTCTACAAACCTTCTCAGAACAACACTATGACGCAGTCCTCAGATGTGGAGGTGAAGGCATACGTTTCACCCACCAACAGTGCAGGAGAGGTGAGTGTGGAGGAGTCTGTCGATGAAGAAACTGTTGACGTTGAGGTGGAATCTACAAATGTTCTTGTGACACAGCCGCAGTTTTCTGGCTGCGGTGTGCAGGACGCTCTCCCAGTCAAGCCTGTATACCAGAGATTGCGACCCCGACGCCTGCCGGAGCTGGAGCACAGGGAAGCGCATTTTGTATGA